A single window of Desulfonatronum sp. SC1 DNA harbors:
- a CDS encoding FMN-binding protein, translated as MKKDSLPYVLGFMLAISVFFGTGVSLIHHGTKDMLARNEQLHRNRTIVQAFDLNVEGRDAEAYAAAVREHIREKTLPADQRTWTVFERITDAEDQADVGFIFQGQGVWDLIRGIIVLSPDLTTVRNIRFLQHAETPGLGGRIEEDWFLDQFQGLSIAWDRPRDRRVIIGQALDPNAANRVDAITGATGTSQALMDMLNNELHRFREAYLEASQDALHADDSEG; from the coding sequence ATGAAAAAAGACTCCCTGCCCTATGTTCTCGGGTTCATGCTGGCCATCAGCGTCTTTTTCGGCACGGGAGTGTCCCTAATTCATCACGGCACCAAGGACATGCTGGCCCGCAACGAACAGCTCCACCGCAACCGGACCATCGTCCAGGCCTTTGACCTGAACGTCGAGGGACGGGACGCGGAAGCCTATGCAGCGGCTGTCCGGGAACATATTCGGGAAAAGACCTTGCCCGCGGATCAGCGCACCTGGACGGTCTTCGAGCGGATAACGGACGCCGAGGACCAAGCGGACGTGGGCTTCATCTTCCAGGGTCAGGGGGTCTGGGATCTGATTCGCGGCATTATCGTGCTCAGCCCGGATCTGACCACCGTGCGCAACATCCGTTTTCTCCAGCACGCGGAAACGCCTGGACTGGGAGGACGGATCGAGGAGGACTGGTTTTTGGATCAGTTTCAGGGCTTGAGCATCGCATGGGACCGCCCTCGGGACCGGCGGGTGATCATCGGCCAGGCCCTGGACCCCAACGCCGCAAACCGTGTCGACGCCATCACCGGGGCCACGGGAACTTCCCAGGCGCTGATGGACATGCTGAACAACGAATTGCACCGTTTTCGAGAGGCCTACCTGGAAGCCTCGCAGGACGCCTTGCACGCCGACGACTCCGAGGGCTAA
- a CDS encoding RnfABCDGE type electron transport complex subunit D, whose product MPLKIPEIQKQKIMVKVLYALLPVIVTATYLFGLRVLAVLAVSMLFAFLTEWFMASRRGGKVTQACFVTGALYALSLPPSIPFWITAVGIVVGILFGKELFGGFGKNVFNPAIVGRAFVWLSFPLQMTNQFVPVFRDFPGGFVHWSMAAAGELPEYLRQSGQDVVDAMTSATPMVASKSFDYEVGFLDLFTGTIGGFFEAGEQTLLLGAGSMGEASAAAILLGAAYLLYTRTAQWRLMLPPILGASALCLFLRYGLGVEDVPPLHFTLFSGALLYAAVFMVTEPVSAPKLPKSQWIYGLFIGMMIVFFRSYGIFYGAVAFSILLGNMIAPSLDLWIKRFSTSAPKPKVAPGGGKA is encoded by the coding sequence ATGCCCCTCAAAATCCCTGAAATCCAAAAACAAAAAATCATGGTCAAAGTGCTATACGCGCTCTTGCCCGTGATCGTGACCGCGACCTATTTGTTCGGTCTGCGCGTGCTGGCCGTGTTGGCCGTGTCCATGCTTTTCGCCTTTCTCACTGAGTGGTTCATGGCCTCGCGCCGGGGCGGCAAGGTCACCCAGGCCTGTTTCGTCACCGGGGCGCTGTACGCCCTGTCCCTGCCGCCGAGCATCCCGTTCTGGATCACGGCCGTGGGCATTGTCGTGGGCATCCTGTTCGGCAAGGAGTTGTTCGGCGGTTTCGGCAAGAACGTCTTCAATCCGGCCATTGTCGGCCGGGCCTTTGTCTGGCTGAGCTTCCCCCTGCAGATGACCAACCAGTTCGTTCCCGTATTTCGGGATTTTCCCGGTGGATTCGTTCACTGGAGCATGGCCGCGGCGGGTGAGTTGCCGGAGTATCTGCGCCAAAGCGGACAAGACGTCGTGGACGCCATGACCTCGGCCACGCCCATGGTCGCGAGCAAGAGCTTTGATTACGAGGTCGGTTTCCTGGATCTGTTCACCGGCACCATCGGCGGATTCTTCGAGGCCGGGGAGCAGACCCTGCTCCTGGGGGCCGGCTCCATGGGCGAGGCCAGCGCCGCGGCCATTTTGCTCGGCGCGGCCTATCTGCTGTACACCAGGACGGCCCAGTGGCGATTGATGCTTCCGCCGATCCTTGGCGCGAGCGCGTTGTGCCTTTTCCTCCGCTACGGTCTGGGCGTGGAGGACGTACCTCCCCTGCATTTCACGCTGTTCTCCGGGGCACTGCTCTACGCCGCCGTGTTCATGGTCACCGAGCCGGTCAGCGCCCCGAAGCTGCCCAAGTCGCAGTGGATCTACGGCCTGTTCATCGGGATGATGATCGTCTTTTTCCGCTCCTACGGCATATTTTACGGGGCCGTGGCCTTTTCCATCCTTTTGGGGAACATGATCGCGCCGTCGCTGGATCTGTGGATCAAGCGCTTCTCGACTTCCGCACCCAAGCCGAAAGTCGCGCCAGGAGGGGGAAAGGCATGA
- a CDS encoding DUF554 domain-containing protein, which translates to MPIGTLINAGAIILGSLLGLMLGGRFSDRYRTLVYHSIGLCVLVIGLHMALSFTNILILVFSMLCGALCGQLVRLDDRLTAAGNALKHRLGSKDARFTDGFVTASLLFCIGSMAILGSIDEGIRGDRTILLTKSILDGFICIPLASTYGIGVLFSFLSILLYQGGITLLAGQAQGLFTEPIIAQLTSTGGLLIMGIGINLLELKTINVTNMLPSLVFAVLFTVFFSGWI; encoded by the coding sequence ATGCCCATCGGAACCCTGATCAACGCCGGGGCCATCATCCTTGGCAGCCTGCTCGGCCTGATGCTCGGCGGACGGTTTTCGGACCGCTACCGGACCCTGGTCTACCATTCCATCGGTCTCTGCGTGCTGGTCATCGGCCTGCACATGGCCCTGAGCTTCACCAATATCCTGATCCTGGTCTTTTCCATGCTCTGCGGCGCGCTCTGCGGCCAGCTCGTCCGTCTGGACGACCGCCTGACCGCGGCGGGCAACGCCCTGAAACACCGCCTCGGCTCCAAGGACGCCCGGTTCACGGACGGCTTCGTCACCGCATCCCTGCTCTTCTGCATCGGGTCCATGGCCATCCTCGGCTCCATCGACGAAGGCATCCGCGGCGACCGGACCATCCTGCTGACCAAGTCCATCCTGGACGGCTTCATCTGCATCCCCCTGGCCTCCACCTACGGCATCGGCGTCCTCTTCTCCTTTCTGTCCATCCTGCTCTACCAGGGCGGCATCACCCTCCTGGCCGGGCAGGCCCAAGGTCTGTTCACCGAACCGATCATCGCCCAACTCACCTCCACCGGCGGCCTGCTGATCATGGGCATCGGCATCAACCTGCTGGAACTGAAGACCATCAACGTCACCAACATGCTGCCCTCCCTGGTCTTCGCCGTGCTGTTCACGGTTTTCTTTTCCGGGTGGATTTGA
- a CDS encoding flavin reductase family protein, with amino-acid sequence MKQSLGAKPLVFPTPVWVVGSYDQQDKPNIMTIAWGGICCSKPPCLTISLRKATYTYGCITARKAFTVNVSTEQDIMLADYCGIASGKTTDKFATTGLTPVKSTLVDAPYIQEFALAAECRLVQTVELGLHTMFIGEILDIKADQAVLGPDGLPDLDKLRPVAFGPVIRTYHGLGEYLGPAFSIGQHVDQTGDE; translated from the coding sequence ATGAAACAGTCCCTTGGAGCAAAGCCCTTGGTTTTCCCGACTCCGGTATGGGTCGTCGGGTCCTATGATCAGCAGGATAAACCGAACATCATGACCATCGCCTGGGGAGGCATCTGCTGCTCCAAGCCGCCTTGCCTGACCATCTCGCTGCGCAAGGCCACCTATACCTACGGCTGCATCACCGCCCGCAAGGCCTTTACGGTCAACGTCTCCACGGAACAGGACATCATGCTCGCCGACTACTGCGGTATCGCCTCGGGAAAAACCACGGACAAGTTCGCCACCACCGGCCTGACCCCGGTCAAGAGCACCCTGGTGGACGCGCCCTACATCCAGGAATTCGCCCTGGCCGCGGAGTGCCGACTGGTTCAGACCGTGGAGCTGGGACTGCACACCATGTTCATCGGTGAAATTCTGGACATCAAGGCTGACCAAGCCGTGCTCGGCCCGGACGGCCTTCCGGACCTGGACAAGCTCCGTCCGGTCGCCTTTGGCCCCGTAATCCGCACCTACCACGGGCTCGGCGAATATCTGGGACCGGCCTTCTCCATCGGGCAGCACGTCGATCAAACCGGCGACGAGTAG
- a CDS encoding universal stress protein, whose amino-acid sequence MEKHLLLAVGDDQSALQAVRFVNFFFDQKHAIRLTLLYVAPQPPAVYLDDSDVYHRKKWTENWKRGQEHRAQELLAQGKTALVDSGFSAEGVSTKFIFSQYGSAMDLIQECGKGGFDALVLGRRGLSRFEELFVDSVTKRIMNEELSFPIWVCQRPERGRKNVLVAVDGSEPCVQIADHVGFIVADQPEKNVVLVHIHTGQASESEFQGFFDHALASLVENGVSKERIQTKVLSSTSPAAALQQEADSGRYAVVAVGRTGASGPGFFSMGSVSRTLLAKLEGTALWVSPSVCRLKS is encoded by the coding sequence ATGGAAAAACACTTGCTTCTGGCTGTCGGTGACGACCAGAGTGCCTTGCAGGCCGTTCGATTCGTGAACTTCTTCTTTGACCAAAAACATGCCATTCGATTGACCTTGCTGTATGTGGCGCCTCAGCCTCCGGCGGTGTATCTCGACGATAGCGACGTCTATCATCGCAAAAAGTGGACCGAGAATTGGAAGCGGGGACAGGAGCATCGGGCCCAGGAGTTGCTTGCTCAGGGCAAGACCGCGTTGGTGGATTCCGGCTTTTCCGCCGAAGGTGTCTCGACGAAATTTATTTTCAGCCAGTACGGCTCGGCCATGGACTTGATCCAGGAATGCGGCAAGGGCGGCTTCGACGCTCTGGTGCTGGGCCGTCGCGGACTATCCCGGTTCGAGGAATTGTTCGTGGACAGCGTGACGAAGCGGATCATGAACGAGGAGCTGTCCTTTCCAATCTGGGTCTGTCAGCGGCCGGAACGCGGTCGGAAGAACGTGCTCGTGGCCGTGGACGGCTCCGAACCCTGCGTCCAGATCGCCGACCACGTCGGCTTCATCGTGGCCGATCAACCAGAGAAGAACGTCGTCCTCGTCCACATCCATACCGGTCAAGCCTCGGAGTCCGAATTCCAGGGATTTTTTGACCACGCTCTCGCTTCGCTGGTGGAGAACGGAGTTTCAAAAGAGAGAATCCAAACCAAGGTCCTTTCTTCGACAAGCCCCGCAGCTGCCTTGCAGCAGGAGGCGGATTCCGGGCGATACGCGGTTGTCGCCGTGGGCCGCACGGGCGCTTCGGGGCCGGGTTTTTTTTCCATGGGCTCGGTCAGCAGGACGCTTCTGGCCAAGCTTGAAGGGACCGCCTTGTGGGTCAGTCCCTCGGTTTGTCGACTTAAAAGCTGA
- a CDS encoding cation-transporting P-type ATPase, whose protein sequence is MASEQDKAKQSWHALDTSEVFQRLESGEKGLKATEAARRLERYGPNELPMVKGRGALMRFLAQFNNVLIYLLLAAAVITGLLGEWLDMGVILGVVLINALIGFVQEGKAEKSLDSIRNMLAPSAVVLRDGNKQDLPATKLVPGDVILLKAGDKLPADVRFFKVRDLQVEEAALTGESVPVDKAADPVEEDSSLGDRSGMGFSGTMVTYGQGHGVVVGTGKDTEIGRISEMLSDVQSLTTPLIKQLARFGNLLSVAIIGMAAVTFAFGYLFQGLAPGEMFMAAVGLAVAAIPEGLPAIVTITLAIGVQRMARRNAIIRSLPAVETLGSVTVICTDKTGTLTRNEMTVQTLRTADRSVTVSGVGYAPEGAFRQDHAAYDPLADERGVQEMLRSGLLCNEAEIVQAEEGWKAQGAPTEAALVTAALKAGLSQKEENDRHARLDVIPFSSEHKFMATLHQDAQGGRLIILKGAPEKVLERCENQRSEGGEAPLDTSFWGREEQRIASKGQRLLAVAMRRVDEGRERLTMDDVAGGFTMLGLFGIIDPPREEAVEAADKLIGDCEIRVNCHSAGINVKMITGDHVVTAKAIGFKLGIGDGETALTGKDLDAMSDDELRQRVTDVDVFARVTPEHKLRIVTALQARNKIVAMTGDGVNDAPALKRADVGVAMGRSGTEAAKEASDMVLADDNFASIANAVEEGRTVYDNIKKAILFILPTNGGQALVVIAAIFLGLGMADAVNGFSLPISPPQILWINMVTAVSLALALAFEPAERNVMRRPPRKPDEPLVSRFLLWRISFVSVLLTIGALGHYLFMLDGGSTQELAATTAINTLVFGQICYLFNSRFIYESSLNRTAFLGSSAVLWSILVLVVLQLAFTYAPPLQFLFRTEGLGLGPWLRIFVFGIVLFLLVEGEKFLWRRSGAVH, encoded by the coding sequence ATGGCATCCGAACAAGATAAAGCGAAACAATCCTGGCACGCTCTGGACACGTCGGAAGTGTTCCAGCGGTTGGAAAGTGGCGAAAAAGGCCTGAAGGCCACTGAAGCAGCCCGGCGGCTGGAGCGATACGGGCCGAACGAACTGCCCATGGTCAAGGGGCGCGGCGCGCTGATGCGGTTTCTGGCCCAGTTCAACAACGTCCTGATCTATCTCCTGCTTGCCGCCGCGGTGATCACCGGTCTGCTCGGCGAGTGGCTGGATATGGGCGTGATCCTCGGCGTCGTCCTGATCAACGCCTTGATCGGATTCGTTCAGGAAGGCAAGGCGGAAAAGTCCCTGGACAGCATTCGCAACATGCTCGCCCCGTCCGCCGTGGTCCTGCGCGATGGCAATAAGCAGGACCTCCCGGCCACGAAATTGGTCCCTGGAGACGTGATCCTGCTTAAAGCCGGGGACAAGCTGCCGGCCGACGTTCGGTTCTTCAAGGTCCGGGATCTGCAAGTCGAAGAAGCGGCCTTGACCGGCGAGTCGGTTCCCGTGGACAAGGCCGCGGACCCCGTGGAAGAGGACAGCTCCCTGGGAGACCGTTCCGGGATGGGGTTTTCCGGAACCATGGTCACCTACGGCCAGGGCCACGGCGTTGTAGTGGGCACGGGCAAGGACACGGAGATCGGCCGGATCAGCGAAATGCTCTCGGACGTCCAGTCCCTGACCACTCCGCTGATCAAGCAATTGGCCCGCTTCGGCAACCTGCTCAGCGTGGCCATCATCGGCATGGCCGCAGTGACCTTCGCCTTCGGATACCTGTTTCAGGGCTTGGCCCCGGGCGAGATGTTCATGGCCGCGGTGGGGTTGGCCGTGGCGGCTATTCCCGAGGGACTCCCGGCCATCGTGACCATCACCCTGGCCATCGGGGTGCAGCGCATGGCCCGGCGCAACGCGATCATCCGCAGCCTGCCCGCGGTGGAGACCCTGGGGTCGGTGACCGTGATCTGCACGGACAAGACCGGTACCCTGACCCGCAATGAAATGACCGTTCAGACCCTGCGCACCGCGGACCGATCCGTGACGGTTTCCGGAGTCGGGTACGCGCCCGAGGGGGCATTTCGTCAGGATCACGCGGCTTATGATCCGTTGGCTGATGAACGAGGCGTTCAGGAGATGTTGCGTTCCGGACTGCTTTGCAACGAAGCCGAGATCGTCCAGGCCGAGGAAGGCTGGAAGGCCCAAGGAGCGCCTACGGAAGCCGCGCTGGTGACCGCGGCCCTGAAGGCCGGTCTCTCCCAAAAGGAAGAGAACGACCGTCACGCCCGTCTGGATGTGATCCCGTTCAGTTCGGAACATAAATTCATGGCTACCTTGCATCAGGATGCGCAAGGCGGGCGGCTGATTATCCTCAAAGGGGCGCCGGAAAAGGTTCTGGAGCGCTGCGAAAACCAGCGCTCCGAGGGAGGCGAGGCCCCCTTGGACACCTCCTTTTGGGGCAGAGAGGAGCAGCGGATCGCCTCCAAGGGCCAGCGGCTGCTGGCCGTGGCCATGCGTCGGGTCGACGAGGGCCGGGAGCGCTTGACCATGGACGACGTGGCGGGCGGGTTTACCATGCTCGGGCTGTTCGGGATCATCGATCCTCCGCGGGAAGAGGCCGTGGAAGCCGCAGACAAGCTGATCGGCGACTGCGAAATCAGGGTGAACTGCCACAGCGCCGGGATCAACGTGAAAATGATCACCGGGGACCATGTGGTCACGGCCAAGGCCATCGGCTTCAAGCTGGGCATAGGGGACGGCGAGACGGCGCTGACCGGCAAGGACCTTGACGCCATGAGCGACGACGAGCTGCGTCAAAGGGTTACGGACGTGGATGTGTTCGCCCGGGTCACTCCGGAGCACAAGCTGCGCATCGTTACGGCGCTGCAGGCCAGAAACAAGATCGTGGCCATGACCGGCGACGGGGTCAACGACGCTCCGGCCCTGAAACGGGCGGACGTGGGCGTGGCCATGGGCCGGAGCGGCACGGAGGCGGCCAAGGAAGCCTCGGACATGGTCCTGGCTGACGACAATTTCGCCTCCATCGCCAATGCCGTGGAAGAAGGCCGTACGGTCTACGACAATATCAAGAAGGCGATTCTGTTCATTCTACCCACCAACGGCGGCCAAGCCCTGGTGGTCATTGCCGCGATCTTTCTGGGTCTGGGCATGGCAGACGCGGTGAACGGGTTCAGCCTGCCCATTTCGCCGCCGCAGATCCTCTGGATCAACATGGTCACCGCTGTTTCCCTGGCCCTGGCCCTGGCCTTCGAACCGGCGGAGCGCAACGTGATGCGCCGACCGCCGCGCAAACCGGACGAGCCTTTGGTCTCCAGGTTTTTGCTGTGGCGGATATCCTTCGTGTCCGTACTGTTGACCATCGGCGCCTTGGGCCACTACCTGTTCATGCTGGACGGGGGCTCCACCCAGGAACTCGCCGCCACGACGGCCATCAACACCTTGGTTTTCGGGCAAATCTGCTACCTCTTCAACAGCCGGTTCATCTATGAAAGTTCCCTGAACCGGACTGCGTTTTTAGGCAGTTCCGCGGTGTTGTGGTCCATCCTGGTGCTGGTGGTGCTGCAGCTTGCCTTCACTTACGCTCCGCCATTGCAGTTTCTATTCCGTACCGAGGGACTGGGGTTAGGGCCATGGTTGCGTATTTTCGTATTCGGCATCGTTCTTTTTTTGCTGGTCGAAGGAGAGAAGTTTCTGTGGCGGCGTTCCGGGGCCGTCCATTGA
- a CDS encoding ABC transporter substrate-binding protein: MTRYLLALATAFVFGAASPVWAADPIKIGAILSATGPASFLGEPERNTLHMLQDQINEQGGLLGRPLEVIIYDDETEVNKAVSAANRLLSRDRVVAAIGATTSGNTLAIMPRFSSAQIPLVSMAAAERIVKPLNPWVFKTPQSDRHAVIKILEHAKSEAFSNIAILTVSDGFGQAGREVLQELLPAYGMNMVADEIYGPRDTDMTPQLTKIRGLNPDAIIVWGTNPGPAVIARNRVQLGMQTPMYMSHGVASKRFIELAGEAAEGLILPAGRLAVADQLPEDHPQKALLLEYIQAYEARFNAEVSTFGGYAYDAMMLIAEAINRAGEATPQAIRDNLEQISGFIGTGGIFEMSAEDHNGLDERAFVMVRITGGDWELLVE; the protein is encoded by the coding sequence ATGACTCGCTACCTGCTCGCTTTGGCAACGGCTTTCGTTTTCGGAGCGGCCTCTCCCGTCTGGGCCGCCGATCCCATCAAGATAGGTGCGATTCTTTCCGCCACCGGCCCCGCTTCCTTTCTCGGAGAGCCGGAGCGCAACACCCTGCACATGCTCCAGGACCAGATCAACGAGCAGGGCGGGCTGTTGGGTCGGCCTCTGGAGGTGATCATCTACGACGACGAAACCGAGGTGAACAAGGCCGTGTCCGCGGCCAACAGGCTGCTCAGCCGGGACCGGGTGGTCGCGGCCATCGGCGCGACCACCTCCGGCAACACCCTGGCCATCATGCCCCGGTTCTCCTCGGCCCAAATTCCACTGGTCTCCATGGCCGCGGCGGAGCGGATCGTCAAACCCCTCAATCCTTGGGTCTTCAAAACGCCCCAGTCCGACCGCCATGCCGTGATCAAGATTCTGGAGCACGCCAAGTCCGAGGCATTCAGCAATATCGCCATCCTCACGGTCTCGGACGGCTTCGGCCAGGCCGGGCGGGAGGTGTTGCAGGAACTGCTACCCGCGTACGGAATGAACATGGTGGCCGATGAGATCTACGGCCCCAGGGACACGGACATGACCCCGCAACTGACCAAGATTCGCGGGCTGAACCCGGACGCGATCATCGTCTGGGGCACGAATCCCGGCCCCGCGGTCATTGCCCGTAATCGCGTCCAACTGGGCATGCAAACGCCCATGTACATGAGCCACGGCGTGGCATCCAAGCGGTTCATCGAGCTGGCCGGAGAGGCGGCCGAAGGGTTGATCCTGCCCGCCGGACGGCTGGCCGTGGCGGACCAGCTGCCCGAGGACCATCCGCAAAAAGCCTTGCTTCTGGAGTACATTCAGGCCTATGAAGCCCGGTTCAACGCCGAGGTGTCCACCTTTGGCGGCTACGCCTACGACGCCATGATGCTCATTGCCGAGGCCATTAATCGGGCCGGCGAGGCCACGCCCCAGGCCATCCGGGACAACCTGGAACAGATCAGCGGCTTCATCGGTACCGGCGGCATTTTTGAAATGTCCGCCGAGGATCACAACGGGCTGGACGAACGGGCTTTCGTGATGGTCCGGATTACCGGTGGAGACTGGGAGCTGCTGGTCGAATAA
- a CDS encoding branched-chain amino acid ABC transporter permease, producing MDLGTFLQFLAAGLTVGSTYGLAALGFTIIFNTTGIINFAQGEFVMLGGLLAVVFMHWLDPGLPAAVILAVLATTLVGLVMERLTIRPVQHTSVINLIIVTIGVSITIRGLMMLLWGKDTYVLPAFSGTTPIPLLGATIAPQSLWILGITLLVLAAMRYFFSRTIFGRAMLACSFEPKAARLMGISVERMVMASFMLSAFVGAVGGAILTPLTMTSYDVGVLLGLKGFAACILGGLGNPFGAAAGGLLLGVLEAFGAGLISSAYKDAIAFVVILAILLWRPSGLFGAPDTERV from the coding sequence ATGGATCTGGGAACTTTTCTGCAATTTCTGGCGGCGGGCCTGACCGTAGGCAGCACCTACGGTCTGGCCGCGCTGGGATTCACGATCATCTTCAACACCACGGGCATCATCAACTTCGCCCAGGGCGAGTTCGTGATGCTGGGCGGTCTTTTGGCCGTGGTCTTCATGCACTGGTTGGACCCCGGCCTTCCCGCCGCGGTGATTCTGGCCGTGCTGGCCACCACCCTGGTGGGCTTGGTCATGGAGCGCCTGACCATCCGACCTGTTCAGCACACCTCGGTGATCAACCTGATCATCGTGACCATCGGCGTGTCCATCACCATCCGCGGGCTGATGATGTTGCTCTGGGGCAAGGACACCTACGTGCTCCCGGCTTTTTCCGGCACCACGCCCATTCCGCTGCTGGGCGCGACCATTGCCCCGCAAAGTCTTTGGATTTTGGGCATCACCCTGCTGGTGCTGGCGGCGATGCGCTATTTCTTCAGCCGAACAATCTTCGGCCGGGCCATGCTGGCCTGCTCCTTTGAACCCAAGGCGGCCCGGCTGATGGGCATCAGCGTGGAACGGATGGTCATGGCCTCGTTCATGCTTTCGGCCTTCGTGGGCGCGGTGGGCGGAGCCATCCTTACCCCCTTGACCATGACCTCCTACGACGTGGGCGTGCTTTTGGGCCTGAAGGGTTTCGCCGCCTGCATCCTGGGTGGCCTGGGCAACCCTTTCGGCGCGGCGGCCGGGGGGCTGCTTCTGGGCGTGCTGGAAGCCTTCGGCGCGGGCCTGATCTCCTCGGCCTACAAGGACGCCATCGCCTTCGTGGTTATCCTGGCCATCCTGCTCTGGCGGCCTTCCGGGCTGTTCGGGGCTCCGGACACGGAAAGGGTGTAG
- a CDS encoding branched-chain amino acid ABC transporter permease, with translation MKSSTLRQLTPVAAFYVLVLATPTLLSHDYYYLSILNMAGIIAIIVMGLNLLLGFAGQISLGHAALFGISAYTTAVMTATYGLPLAVGMISGVGLTAVVALVVGMPVLKLKGYYLAMATLGFGLIVYIFFNEAISLTGGPSGFVGIPQFQVGSFVFDSDLSYFFLVWTTVTVVLLISLNLIHSRIGRALMALHASDKAAQSMGINVARYKLFIFVLSAVFAGIAGVLYAHYLSFVAPSSFGFHFSVQLITMVVLGGMASLWGGIAGTVFLTAMPEFLRAYENMEVIIYGLILILCMMYLPQGMAGGVSKLIALIRGRFGHVR, from the coding sequence ATGAAGTCTTCAACTCTTCGCCAACTGACCCCGGTGGCCGCGTTCTATGTCCTTGTTTTGGCCACGCCGACCCTTTTGTCCCATGATTATTACTATCTGAGCATCCTGAACATGGCCGGGATCATTGCGATCATCGTCATGGGGCTGAACCTGCTGTTGGGCTTTGCCGGGCAGATTTCCCTGGGCCATGCGGCTCTGTTCGGGATTTCCGCCTATACCACGGCGGTGATGACCGCCACCTACGGGTTGCCTCTGGCCGTGGGCATGATCTCCGGGGTGGGGCTGACCGCCGTGGTGGCCCTGGTGGTGGGTATGCCCGTGCTCAAGCTCAAGGGCTATTACCTGGCCATGGCCACCCTGGGCTTCGGGCTGATCGTCTACATTTTCTTTAACGAGGCCATTTCCCTGACCGGTGGACCGTCGGGGTTCGTGGGCATTCCCCAGTTCCAGGTCGGCTCGTTCGTCTTTGATTCGGATCTGTCCTACTTTTTTCTGGTCTGGACCACGGTCACCGTGGTGCTGCTGATCTCCCTGAACCTGATCCACTCCCGGATCGGCCGGGCCCTGATGGCCCTGCACGCCAGCGACAAGGCGGCCCAATCCATGGGCATCAACGTGGCCCGCTACAAGCTGTTCATCTTCGTGCTCTCCGCGGTGTTCGCCGGGATCGCCGGGGTGCTCTACGCGCACTACCTCAGCTTCGTGGCCCCGTCCTCCTTCGGGTTCCATTTTTCCGTGCAACTGATCACCATGGTCGTGCTGGGCGGCATGGCCAGCCTGTGGGGCGGCATCGCCGGGACGGTCTTTCTGACCGCCATGCCGGAATTCTTGCGGGCCTATGAAAACATGGAAGTGATCATCTACGGGCTGATCCTGATCCTGTGC